A genomic stretch from Serratia entomophila includes:
- a CDS encoding ABC transporter substrate-binding protein yields the protein MLLTASLAQGAIGDAKLVLGDQARGLRSLVEAAGVMKDAPYQYQWANFQGAAPLFEAQRAAAVDTAYAGDLPVLMAAAGGVDFKLIQTNVGYGQSNGIIVPKDSPLHSVQQLKGQTVVVSSARGSISQNLLYAALQEAGLKREDVKIQFVMPTDASAAFSTGKVAAWAVFDPYLGVAEQSGARLLRDGRGLTPSLGFLTATTSSLADPDKRAAIKDFAERIARARQWAIDHPQEYARVYAQLTRLPLETARQIADRTSKGAHSVNQQDINVLQPVADLFYQLKILPNQVNVNNLIDKDFILAK from the coding sequence ATGTTATTAACGGCGTCGCTGGCACAGGGGGCGATCGGCGATGCCAAACTGGTACTGGGCGATCAAGCCCGTGGGCTGCGTAGCCTGGTAGAGGCTGCCGGCGTGATGAAGGATGCGCCCTATCAGTATCAATGGGCCAATTTCCAGGGGGCGGCGCCGTTGTTTGAAGCGCAGCGCGCAGCCGCTGTAGATACTGCCTATGCCGGGGATTTGCCGGTATTAATGGCGGCGGCGGGCGGGGTGGATTTTAAGCTGATTCAGACCAACGTCGGCTATGGCCAGTCTAACGGGATTATTGTGCCGAAGGATTCGCCGTTGCACAGCGTTCAGCAGCTGAAAGGGCAAACGGTGGTGGTTTCCTCAGCGCGCGGCAGCATCTCGCAAAACTTACTGTACGCGGCGTTGCAGGAGGCTGGGCTGAAGCGGGAAGATGTGAAGATTCAGTTCGTCATGCCCACCGATGCCAGCGCAGCGTTCAGCACTGGCAAGGTGGCGGCTTGGGCGGTTTTTGATCCCTATTTGGGCGTTGCGGAACAAAGCGGCGCGCGCCTGCTGCGCGATGGTCGGGGATTAACCCCATCGCTCGGCTTCTTGACCGCCACTACGTCCTCGTTGGCCGATCCGGACAAGCGAGCGGCCATCAAAGACTTTGCCGAACGCATCGCCAGGGCGCGGCAGTGGGCGATCGATCATCCGCAGGAATACGCCAGGGTATACGCGCAGCTGACGCGTTTGCCGCTGGAAACCGCCCGACAGATTGCGGATCGAACGTCAAAGGGCGCGCATAGCGTCAATCAGCAGGACATTAATGTGTTGCAGCCAGTGGCGGATCTGTTTTATCAGTTAAAGATACTGCCGAATCAGGTGAATGTTAATAACTTGATCGATAAGGATTTTATTCTGGCGAAATGA
- the ychF gene encoding redox-regulated ATPase YchF → MGFKCGIVGLPNVGKSTLFNALTKAGIEAANFPFCTIEPNTGVVPMPDPRLDKLAEIVKPQRILPTTMEFVDIAGLVKGASKGEGLGNQFLTNIRETEAIGHVVRCFENDNIIHVNNKVDPADDIEVINTELALSDLDTCERAIHRVQKKAKGGDKDAKAELAALEKCLPQLENAGMLRALDLSEEDKAAIKYLSFLTLKPTMYIANVNEDGFENNPYLDKVREIAAGEGSVVVAVCAAVESDIAELEDEDRAEFMAELGLEEPGLNRVIRAGYELLNLQTYFTAGVKEVRAWTIPVGATAPQAAGKIHTDFEKGFIRAQTIAYEDFITYKGEQGAKEAGKMRSEGKDYIVKDGDVMNFLFNV, encoded by the coding sequence ATGGGATTCAAATGCGGTATCGTCGGCCTGCCTAACGTAGGCAAATCCACCCTGTTCAACGCGTTGACCAAAGCGGGCATCGAAGCAGCCAACTTCCCGTTCTGCACCATTGAACCGAACACCGGTGTGGTGCCGATGCCCGATCCGCGTCTGGATAAGCTGGCCGAAATCGTCAAGCCACAGCGCATTCTGCCAACCACCATGGAATTCGTCGACATCGCCGGCCTGGTGAAAGGCGCTTCCAAAGGCGAAGGCCTGGGCAACCAGTTCCTGACCAACATCCGTGAAACCGAAGCTATCGGCCACGTGGTGCGCTGCTTCGAAAACGACAACATCATCCACGTCAACAACAAGGTCGATCCGGCTGACGACATCGAGGTGATCAACACCGAGCTGGCGCTGTCTGATCTGGACACCTGTGAACGCGCTATCCACCGCGTGCAGAAGAAAGCCAAAGGCGGCGACAAAGACGCGAAAGCCGAGCTGGCCGCGCTGGAAAAATGCCTGCCGCAGCTGGAAAATGCCGGCATGCTGCGCGCGCTGGATCTGAGCGAAGAAGACAAGGCGGCGATCAAATACCTGAGCTTCCTGACGCTGAAACCGACCATGTACATCGCCAACGTTAACGAAGACGGCTTCGAGAACAATCCGTACCTGGATAAAGTGCGTGAAATCGCCGCCGGTGAAGGCTCAGTAGTGGTTGCGGTATGCGCCGCGGTGGAGTCCGACATCGCCGAACTGGAAGATGAAGACCGCGCCGAATTTATGGCCGAGCTGGGCCTGGAAGAGCCGGGCCTGAACCGGGTGATCCGCGCCGGTTACGAACTGCTTAACCTGCAAACCTACTTCACCGCCGGCGTCAAGGAAGTGCGCGCCTGGACCATCCCGGTTGGCGCTACCGCGCCGCAGGCGGCAGGCAAGATCCACACCGACTTCGAGAAAGGCTTTATCCGCGCGCAAACCATCGCCTATGAAGACTTCATCACCTACAAGGGTGAGCAAGGCGCCAAAGAAGCCGGCAAGATGCGTTCAGAAGGTAAGGACTACATCGTCAAAGACGGCGACGTGATGAACTTCTTGTTCAACGTCTAA